In one window of Streptomyces roseofulvus DNA:
- a CDS encoding DUF6801 domain-containing protein, producing MRGATIAAFVALAPLLPAAAVAVGTLKVDAALPYVCTLPSGARPATVRVTAAFPERAAVGEEIRPTDVTTTVELPPEAVADLTALGAATVRAETRLTVGVAQHERRAEVVWSGTAEPVAVPSEGPLTLATSGDVPTLTTDSAGELALAAGGLALDLAPSTADGAATTPASLSVVCVPGPDAEGRTELARVPVGTGEPGTPPATPAPPTSPVPSTPAAPSAPSPSSGLPLPPRPSDRTPPAGTGTPDGTVPLPGPKTPDAGPRTGRGLTPADEPSPGTQELRPPVPPCVTEKPTPLSLSAYITGYANVRKLNGASLVPETCVLLEQGLPQFEVRPDGSMHVVTPAEGNLYHHGREETPPFEATFLTFGFAPTKATLVLEQSGPLTVVSDVLLIFPTNILTTHVRVPLTLRVLDVEVNGTRLDVGPSCRTERPLSSPEPEPAKYPGDHLVLVGKGSQTLPDPPVGYILTGGGPLTGEVTIPAFTGCGTGGEDLDRLLTAAISGPGNHIKQMQGSTCSVGVESPPMEFCTQDLQPRQVPKPER from the coding sequence GTGCGCGGCGCGACGATCGCCGCGTTCGTGGCGCTCGCCCCCCTGCTCCCGGCCGCGGCCGTCGCGGTGGGGACGCTGAAGGTCGACGCCGCGCTGCCCTATGTCTGCACCCTGCCCTCGGGAGCCCGGCCCGCGACGGTACGCGTCACGGCGGCGTTCCCCGAACGGGCTGCCGTGGGCGAGGAGATCCGGCCCACCGACGTGACCACGACCGTGGAGCTCCCGCCGGAGGCCGTGGCCGACCTCACCGCGCTCGGGGCCGCCACCGTACGGGCCGAGACCCGGCTGACGGTCGGCGTGGCCCAGCACGAGCGGCGCGCCGAGGTCGTCTGGAGCGGTACGGCCGAGCCCGTCGCCGTCCCCTCCGAAGGCCCGCTCACGCTCGCCACCAGCGGTGACGTGCCGACCCTGACGACGGACAGCGCCGGCGAACTGGCCCTGGCCGCCGGCGGTCTCGCCCTCGACCTCGCCCCGAGCACCGCCGACGGCGCGGCCACGACCCCCGCGTCCCTCTCCGTCGTCTGCGTCCCCGGCCCGGACGCGGAGGGCCGTACGGAACTGGCCCGGGTCCCGGTCGGCACCGGCGAACCGGGCACCCCGCCGGCGACGCCCGCCCCGCCGACCTCCCCGGTCCCGTCGACGCCCGCCGCTCCGTCCGCCCCGTCCCCCTCCTCGGGCCTCCCCCTGCCGCCGCGCCCGTCGGACCGGACTCCCCCGGCGGGGACGGGCACCCCCGACGGCACGGTCCCGCTCCCCGGCCCGAAGACGCCGGACGCCGGGCCGCGGACCGGACGGGGCCTGACGCCGGCCGACGAGCCCTCGCCCGGCACGCAGGAGCTCCGGCCCCCCGTGCCGCCGTGCGTCACCGAGAAGCCGACCCCGCTGTCCCTCTCGGCGTACATCACCGGCTACGCCAACGTGCGGAAGCTGAACGGCGCCAGCCTCGTCCCGGAGACCTGCGTCCTGCTCGAACAGGGTCTGCCGCAGTTCGAGGTGCGGCCGGACGGAAGCATGCACGTCGTCACGCCGGCGGAGGGAAACCTCTACCACCACGGGCGCGAGGAGACCCCGCCCTTCGAGGCCACCTTCCTGACCTTCGGCTTCGCCCCGACCAAGGCGACCCTGGTCCTGGAGCAGTCGGGTCCCCTCACCGTCGTCTCGGACGTCCTCCTGATCTTCCCCACCAACATCCTCACGACGCACGTCCGGGTCCCGCTGACCCTGCGCGTCCTCGACGTCGAGGTGAACGGCACCCGGCTGGACGTCGGCCCGTCCTGCCGCACCGAGCGGCCGCTCTCCTCGCCCGAGCCCGAGCCCGCCAAGTACCCCGGCGACCATCTGGTGCTCGTCGGCAAGGGAAGCCAGACCCTCCCCGACCCGCCCGTCGGCTACATCCTCACCGGCGGCGGTCCGCTCACCGGCGAGGTGACCATCCCCGCCTTCACGGGATGCGGCACCGGCGGCGAGGACCTCGACCGGCTCCTGACCGCCGCCATCTCCGGGCCCGGCAACCACATCAAGCAGATGCAGGGCAGCACCTGCTCCGTGGGCGTCGAGTCGCCCCCCATGGAGTTCTGCACCCAGGACCTCCAGCCCCGCCAGGTCCCGAAGCCCGAGCGCTGA
- a CDS encoding helix-turn-helix domain-containing protein, with product MPSVAQSPELGEPLDPLPREFAALMRPEIPGLIKEIGVEIERAYPVYAHLFNGPHSDAIRQGVEQALAAFVDRVDHPGTQSALRDELLRQFGRVEAYEGRDLDTLQGAYRLGARIALRRAKSIGRTYNLSPTLILAFADALFAYVDELEALSREGYVTVQSRAVSDVSALRRKLLHLVVAGPPLPRATIAELCREASWQLPAECTLVALRPPATGVLQTRLDRDVLADLSLPHPHLLVPGALTADRRAMLDSALAGTPAVLGLTVPTAQAAHSLRWARRVLQLIDEGIVPDAASVACEDHLTTLWLLADPALTDQLARRELAPLDGLSGTRRERLVETLRVHVSTRAPAEQVGELLGVHAQTVRYRLRNLDNHFGDRLLDPDRRFALEAALRSLHLHGRRNPD from the coding sequence ATGCCCTCAGTCGCCCAGTCACCGGAGCTCGGTGAGCCGCTCGATCCGCTGCCCCGCGAGTTCGCCGCCCTGATGAGACCGGAGATCCCGGGCCTCATCAAGGAGATCGGCGTGGAGATCGAGCGCGCCTACCCCGTGTACGCCCACCTCTTCAACGGGCCCCACTCGGACGCCATCCGCCAGGGCGTCGAACAGGCCCTGGCCGCCTTCGTGGACCGCGTCGACCATCCCGGCACCCAGTCCGCCCTCCGCGACGAACTCCTGCGCCAGTTCGGCCGGGTGGAGGCGTACGAGGGGCGGGACCTCGACACGTTACAGGGCGCGTACCGGCTCGGCGCCCGCATCGCCCTGCGCCGGGCCAAGAGCATCGGGCGCACCTACAACCTCTCCCCCACCCTGATCCTGGCCTTCGCGGACGCCCTCTTCGCGTACGTGGACGAGCTGGAGGCCCTCTCCCGGGAGGGATACGTCACCGTCCAGAGCCGCGCGGTCTCCGACGTGTCCGCGCTGCGCAGGAAACTGCTCCACCTCGTCGTCGCCGGACCGCCGCTGCCCCGCGCGACCATCGCCGAGCTCTGCCGGGAGGCGTCCTGGCAGCTTCCCGCCGAGTGCACCCTGGTAGCCCTCCGGCCGCCCGCCACCGGCGTCCTCCAGACGCGGCTGGACCGGGACGTCCTCGCCGACCTCAGCCTGCCGCACCCCCATCTGCTGGTCCCCGGCGCGCTGACCGCGGACCGCCGGGCGATGCTCGACTCCGCCCTGGCCGGCACGCCCGCCGTGCTCGGTCTCACGGTGCCCACCGCGCAGGCCGCCCACTCGCTGCGCTGGGCCCGGCGGGTCCTCCAGCTGATCGACGAGGGCATCGTGCCGGACGCCGCCTCGGTGGCCTGCGAGGACCATCTGACGACGCTGTGGCTGCTCGCCGACCCGGCCCTGACGGACCAGCTCGCCCGGCGCGAACTGGCCCCTCTCGACGGCCTGTCGGGCACCCGGCGGGAGCGGCTGGTCGAGACCCTGCGGGTGCACGTCTCCACCCGGGCCCCCGCCGAGCAGGTCGGCGAACTGCTCGGCGTGCACGCCCAGACGGTCCGCTACCGCCTGCGGAACCTGGACAACCACTTCGGCGACCGGCTCCTGGACCCCGACCGCCGCTTCGCCCTGGAGGCCGCGCTGCGCTCGCTCCACCTCCACGGCCGCAGAAACCCGGACTGA
- a CDS encoding cytochrome P450: MTTETRTEAPVLTGLPVFGSMFDLKNDSLGTFLRARRDHGDVVRITAGPPGIRSQVYGVFSAEGVQQVLAGESANFRKDNAFYQEIRESFGNGLLTSQDDDYLRQRRLVQPLFTKRRVDGYAEAIATEVSTLVTEWEKTGRTSVDVLHESTRLALRAVARILFGTDVDSAVEVVERCFPGVGSYVLRRGYSPVKPPRDWPTPGNRRAAALHKALYEECDRIIAERKAGGRTGTDGDDLLTLLMGAESAEDGAFDATELREQVLVFLVAGHETTATSIGFALHLLATHPEVQRRAHEEVDRVLDGRTPGAADLDALPYVTRVLKEAMRLFPAAPVIGRRAVAETTVGGVVIPAGSDVIVSPWVTHRHPAYWDDAERFDPDRFTPEAEAARPRYAWFPFGGGPRACIGQHFSMLESVIALAMILQRHGFEAVDTEVPVAPAITLQAAGPARCRLVPRA, encoded by the coding sequence ATGACCACCGAAACCCGGACCGAAGCGCCCGTCCTCACCGGACTGCCCGTCTTCGGCTCGATGTTCGACCTGAAGAACGACTCGCTCGGCACCTTCCTGCGCGCCCGTCGCGACCACGGCGACGTCGTCCGCATCACCGCGGGGCCGCCCGGCATCCGCTCCCAGGTCTACGGCGTCTTCTCCGCCGAGGGCGTCCAGCAGGTCCTCGCCGGCGAGTCCGCCAACTTCCGCAAGGACAACGCCTTCTACCAGGAGATCCGCGAGTCCTTCGGCAACGGCCTGCTCACCAGCCAGGACGACGACTACCTGCGCCAGCGCCGGCTCGTCCAGCCGCTCTTCACCAAGCGCCGCGTCGACGGCTACGCCGAGGCCATCGCCACCGAGGTCAGCACCCTCGTCACCGAGTGGGAGAAGACGGGCCGCACCTCCGTCGACGTCCTCCACGAGTCGACCCGGCTCGCGCTGCGCGCCGTCGCCCGCATCCTCTTCGGCACCGACGTGGACTCCGCCGTCGAGGTCGTCGAGCGCTGCTTCCCCGGCGTCGGCTCGTACGTGCTCCGCCGCGGCTACTCGCCGGTCAAGCCGCCCCGCGACTGGCCCACCCCCGGCAACCGCCGGGCCGCCGCCCTGCACAAAGCACTGTACGAGGAGTGCGACCGGATCATCGCCGAGCGGAAGGCCGGCGGGCGGACCGGCACCGACGGCGACGACCTGCTGACGCTGCTCATGGGGGCCGAGAGCGCCGAGGACGGCGCCTTCGACGCCACCGAACTCCGCGAACAGGTCCTCGTCTTCCTGGTCGCCGGCCACGAGACGACGGCCACCTCGATCGGCTTCGCCCTCCACCTCCTCGCCACCCACCCGGAAGTGCAGCGGCGCGCCCACGAGGAGGTCGACCGGGTCCTGGACGGGCGCACCCCGGGCGCCGCCGACCTCGACGCCCTGCCGTACGTGACGCGGGTCCTCAAGGAGGCCATGCGGCTCTTCCCGGCCGCGCCGGTCATCGGCCGCCGGGCCGTCGCCGAGACGACGGTCGGCGGGGTCGTCATACCGGCGGGCTCCGACGTCATCGTCTCCCCGTGGGTCACCCACCGGCACCCCGCCTACTGGGACGACGCCGAGCGCTTCGACCCGGACCGCTTCACCCCCGAGGCGGAGGCCGCGCGGCCCCGCTACGCCTGGTTCCCCTTCGGCGGCGGGCCGCGGGCCTGCATCGGCCAGCACTTCTCCATGCTGGAGTCGGTGATCGCGCTCGCGATGATCCTCCAGCGCCACGGCTTCGAGGCCGTCGACACCGAGGTGCCGGTCGCACCCGCGATCACCCTCCAGGCGGCCGGCCCGGCGCGCTGCCGTCTCGTCCCCCGGGCCTAG
- a CDS encoding VOC family protein — protein MDENLRDDEAGERPALTLQLTIDCADPGRLVPFWAEALRYVPEPPPQGYASWRAYWAASGVPEEELGDGAGDLPESLVDPAGAGPRVWFQQVPEPKTVKNRVHLDLKVGGGRGVPLAVRRARVDGEVARLTALGATVLRTMDEPHGMDYYAVVLQDPEGNEFCVV, from the coding sequence ATGGACGAGAACCTCAGGGACGACGAGGCGGGCGAGCGCCCCGCGCTGACCCTTCAGCTCACGATCGACTGCGCGGATCCGGGCCGGCTGGTGCCGTTCTGGGCGGAGGCCCTGCGGTACGTGCCGGAGCCGCCGCCGCAGGGGTACGCGAGCTGGCGCGCGTACTGGGCGGCTTCGGGGGTGCCGGAGGAGGAGCTGGGCGACGGGGCGGGGGACCTGCCGGAGTCCCTGGTCGACCCGGCGGGGGCGGGGCCGCGGGTCTGGTTCCAGCAGGTCCCGGAGCCGAAGACGGTGAAGAACCGCGTCCACCTGGACCTGAAGGTCGGCGGTGGACGCGGGGTGCCCCTCGCGGTGCGCCGGGCGCGGGTCGACGGGGAGGTGGCCCGGCTGACCGCGCTCGGCGCGACCGTGCTGCGCACGATGGACGAGCCGCACGGTATGGACTACTACGCGGTGGTGCTCCAGGACCCGGAG